A region from the Streptomyces lydicus genome encodes:
- a CDS encoding amidohydrolase yields the protein MSEPLSYPARKRPSRPRTVLLRGGEVHSPADPFATAMVVEGDRIAWVGEEGAADSFAEGVDEVIPLDGALVTPAFTDAHVHTTATGLALTGLDLVGVGTLSDALARIRAYADARPADRILLGHGWDAGVWPEGRPPSRAELDEATGGRPLYLTRVDVHSAVVTTALLELVPGIRDREGFHDGAPLTGAAHHAVRKAAYATVTPAQRAEAQAAALARAASLGIGSVHECAGPDISGEDDFTGLLALAREGNGPRVIGYWAELIASAKDAERVRELGALGAAGDLFADGSLGSHTAHLHAPYADAGHTGTAQLDAEAVAAHVAACTEAGLQAGFHAIGDAALTSVVTGVRAAADRVGLDRVRAARHRVEHAEMLTEHTLAGFADLALTASVQPAFDAAWGGEDGMYAARLGAERAATLNPYAALLKAGVPLALGSDSPVTPLDPWGTVRAAVFHRTRAHGISARAAFTAHTRGGWRAIGRDDAGVLVPGAPADYAVWRTGDLIVQAPDERVQRWSTDPRSGTPGLPDLTPGNDLPVCLTTVVGGRTVFGPPNE from the coding sequence ATGAGCGAGCCCCTTTCCTACCCGGCCCGGAAGCGCCCTTCCCGGCCCCGCACCGTCCTGCTGCGCGGCGGTGAGGTGCACAGTCCCGCGGACCCCTTCGCCACCGCCATGGTCGTGGAAGGCGACCGCATCGCCTGGGTCGGGGAGGAAGGCGCGGCCGACTCCTTCGCCGAAGGTGTGGACGAGGTCATTCCGCTCGACGGTGCGCTCGTCACTCCGGCCTTCACGGACGCACATGTGCACACCACGGCGACCGGTCTCGCGCTCACCGGCCTCGACCTGGTCGGGGTCGGCACCCTGTCCGACGCGCTCGCCCGGATCCGCGCCTACGCGGACGCGCGCCCGGCGGACCGCATTCTGCTCGGACACGGCTGGGACGCCGGTGTCTGGCCGGAGGGGCGCCCGCCGTCCCGCGCGGAGCTGGACGAGGCCACCGGCGGCCGCCCGCTCTACCTCACCCGGGTCGATGTGCACTCCGCCGTCGTGACCACGGCGCTGCTGGAGCTGGTCCCCGGCATCCGCGACCGGGAGGGGTTCCACGACGGTGCCCCGCTGACCGGCGCCGCCCATCACGCGGTGCGCAAGGCCGCTTACGCCACCGTCACCCCCGCCCAGCGGGCCGAGGCCCAGGCCGCGGCGCTCGCCCGCGCCGCCTCGCTCGGCATCGGCAGCGTCCACGAGTGCGCCGGTCCGGACATCTCCGGTGAGGACGACTTCACCGGGCTGCTCGCCCTGGCCCGGGAAGGCAACGGCCCCCGGGTCATCGGCTACTGGGCCGAGCTGATCGCATCCGCAAAGGACGCGGAGCGGGTCAGGGAACTCGGGGCGCTCGGCGCCGCGGGCGATCTGTTCGCCGACGGCTCGCTCGGCTCCCACACCGCCCATCTGCACGCCCCGTACGCCGACGCCGGCCACACCGGAACCGCCCAGCTCGACGCCGAGGCCGTCGCCGCCCATGTCGCAGCCTGCACCGAGGCCGGGCTCCAGGCGGGCTTCCACGCCATCGGTGACGCCGCCCTGACCAGCGTCGTCACCGGGGTGCGCGCCGCCGCCGACCGGGTCGGCCTCGACCGGGTCCGGGCCGCCCGGCACCGCGTCGAGCACGCCGAAATGCTCACCGAGCACACCCTCGCCGGCTTCGCCGACCTGGCCCTGACCGCCTCCGTCCAGCCCGCCTTCGACGCGGCATGGGGCGGCGAGGACGGCATGTACGCCGCCCGCCTGGGCGCCGAGCGGGCCGCCACCCTCAATCCGTACGCCGCGCTGCTCAAGGCCGGTGTCCCGCTCGCGCTCGGGTCCGACAGCCCGGTCACCCCGCTCGATCCCTGGGGCACCGTGCGCGCCGCCGTCTTCCACCGCACCCGCGCCCACGGCATCTCCGCCCGCGCCGCGTTCACCGCCCACACCCGCGGCGGCTGGCGCGCCATCGGCCGGGACGACGCGGGCGTCCTGGTGCCCGGCGCCCCCGCCGACTACGCGGTCTGGCGCACCGGCGACCTGATCGTCCAGGCCCCCGACGAGCGGGTGCAGCGCTGGTCCACCGACCCCCGCTCCGGCACCCCCGGCCTGCCCGATCTCACCCCCGGCAACGACCTCCCGGTGTGCCTGACCACGGTCGTCGGCGGGCGGACGGTCTTCGGGCCGCCGAACGAGTGA
- the lnt gene encoding apolipoprotein N-acyltransferase: MPSGSDTTEEAVSDTSPDGAVPRAGTGSTAEPARPGRARRLFALLRREAPRTGLAAVFGIALGLAFPPYDLWPLSVVAVAALSLLTRGRTARQGAWTGFAFGLPFFLILLKWLHVVGWDAVVGLSVAEALFLTLLGAALAVTSRLPGGPLWAACLWVAEEWARDRLPFGGFPWGRLAFANTGSPFTPLAALGGAPLVTFAVALAGALLAVCAATLWQLRGNGSLRRAVPALEAFGLAAAVILAGAVVPVPTKADDTADIAVVQGNVQQPGMDFLGRPMMITDNHATATEKLAADVKAGRARKPDLVIWPENSSDLDPYKYPQAYDRIDEAVKAIGVPVLVGALIDHPSKKGYVFNEGIVWDPKKGPGASYTKQHPVPFGEYVPFREQLSKIITRFQRVPRDFYPGDHTGVLHVGPARLGDVICFEVAYDQIVHDTVDAGARALVIQTNNATYGRSGQPEQQLAMSKLRAVEHGRAVVTAATSGISAVVAPDGKITQRIPEFTQGVVSARIPLRDETTLADRVGAAPEWVLAIVGLLSCAGAVVAGRRGRTKDEKGQQ; encoded by the coding sequence GTGCCATCGGGTTCCGACACCACCGAAGAAGCCGTCAGCGACACCTCGCCCGACGGCGCGGTGCCGCGCGCCGGGACGGGTTCCACCGCCGAGCCCGCGCGCCCCGGGCGGGCACGGCGCCTGTTCGCCCTGCTCCGCCGGGAGGCGCCGCGCACCGGCCTTGCGGCCGTCTTCGGCATCGCGCTCGGGCTGGCCTTCCCGCCGTACGACCTGTGGCCGCTGTCCGTGGTCGCCGTGGCCGCGCTGTCGCTGCTGACCCGTGGCCGCACCGCCCGCCAGGGCGCCTGGACGGGCTTCGCTTTCGGGCTGCCGTTCTTCCTGATCCTGCTGAAATGGCTGCATGTGGTCGGGTGGGACGCCGTGGTCGGCCTCTCGGTCGCCGAAGCGCTCTTCCTGACGCTGCTGGGCGCGGCGCTCGCCGTGACGTCCCGGCTGCCGGGCGGGCCGCTGTGGGCCGCCTGCCTGTGGGTCGCCGAGGAGTGGGCCCGCGACCGGTTGCCGTTCGGCGGCTTCCCGTGGGGCCGGCTCGCCTTCGCCAACACCGGCTCGCCGTTCACCCCGCTCGCCGCGCTCGGCGGTGCCCCGCTGGTGACCTTCGCCGTGGCGCTGGCCGGCGCGCTGCTCGCCGTATGTGCCGCCACCCTCTGGCAGCTGCGCGGCAACGGCTCGCTGCGCCGGGCCGTCCCGGCCCTGGAGGCCTTCGGGCTCGCCGCGGCGGTCATCCTGGCCGGTGCCGTGGTGCCCGTTCCCACGAAGGCCGACGACACCGCTGACATCGCTGTCGTCCAGGGCAACGTCCAGCAGCCCGGCATGGACTTCCTGGGCCGCCCCATGATGATCACCGACAACCACGCCACGGCCACCGAAAAGCTCGCCGCCGACGTCAAGGCCGGCCGGGCCAGGAAGCCGGACCTGGTCATCTGGCCGGAGAACTCCTCCGACCTCGACCCCTACAAATACCCGCAGGCCTACGACCGGATCGACGAGGCCGTGAAGGCCATCGGCGTGCCCGTCCTCGTCGGCGCCCTGATCGACCACCCCTCCAAGAAGGGCTATGTCTTCAACGAGGGCATCGTCTGGGACCCGAAGAAGGGGCCGGGCGCCTCCTACACCAAGCAGCATCCCGTGCCGTTCGGCGAGTACGTGCCGTTCCGGGAACAGCTCAGCAAGATCATCACGCGTTTCCAGCGGGTGCCCCGCGACTTCTACCCCGGTGACCACACCGGTGTGCTCCACGTCGGCCCCGCCCGGCTCGGCGACGTCATCTGCTTCGAGGTCGCCTACGACCAGATCGTGCACGACACCGTCGACGCGGGCGCCCGTGCCCTGGTCATCCAGACCAACAACGCCACCTACGGCCGCTCCGGCCAGCCCGAGCAGCAGTTGGCGATGTCCAAGCTGCGCGCCGTCGAACACGGCCGGGCCGTGGTCACCGCGGCCACCAGCGGGATCAGCGCCGTGGTCGCCCCGGACGGCAAGATCACCCAGCGGATCCCGGAGTTCACCCAGGGTGTGGTCTCCGCGCGGATTCCGCTGCGCGACGAAACGACGCTCGCCGACCGCGTCGGCGCCGCTCCCGAGTGGGTGCTCGCTATCGTGGGGCTTCTGTCCTGTGCCGGTGCGGTAGTTGCCGGCCGACGCGGGCGAACGAAGGACGAGAAGGGGCAGCAGTGA
- a CDS encoding polyprenol monophosphomannose synthase — protein MTDGQRQYGPLGTTLVIIPTYNEAENIKPIVSRVRSAVPTAHVLVADDNSPDGTGKFADELAADDEQVHVLHRKGKEGLGAAYLAGFRWGIDHGYDVLVEMDADGSHQPEELPRLLTALKSADLVLGSRWVPGGRTVNWPTYRRLISRGGSTYSRLVLDLPLRDITGGFRAFRAQALEGLGLDDVASQGYCFQVDLARRAVQAGYHVVEVPITFVERELGDSKMSRDIVVEALWRVTAWGLGSRVDKIRGR, from the coding sequence GTGACAGACGGGCAGCGGCAGTACGGTCCGCTCGGCACCACGTTGGTGATCATTCCGACGTACAACGAGGCGGAGAACATCAAGCCGATCGTCTCGCGGGTGCGGTCCGCCGTCCCCACGGCACACGTCCTCGTCGCGGACGACAACAGCCCTGACGGCACCGGCAAGTTCGCCGACGAACTGGCCGCCGACGACGAGCAGGTCCACGTCCTGCACCGCAAGGGCAAGGAAGGCCTCGGCGCCGCCTACCTCGCGGGCTTCCGCTGGGGGATCGACCACGGCTACGACGTCCTGGTCGAGATGGACGCCGACGGCTCGCACCAGCCCGAGGAACTGCCGCGGCTGCTCACCGCCCTCAAGAGCGCCGATCTCGTCCTCGGATCGCGCTGGGTGCCCGGCGGCCGCACCGTCAACTGGCCCACGTACCGCCGGCTCATCTCCCGCGGGGGCAGTACGTACTCCCGGCTGGTGCTGGACCTGCCGCTGCGCGACATCACCGGTGGTTTCCGGGCCTTTCGCGCGCAGGCGCTCGAAGGGCTGGGCCTGGACGACGTGGCCTCCCAGGGCTACTGCTTCCAGGTCGACCTCGCCCGCCGTGCCGTGCAGGCCGGCTATCACGTCGTCGAGGTGCCGATCACCTTCGTCGAGCGGGAACTGGGCGACAGCAAGATGAGCCGCGACATCGTCGTGGAGGCCCTGTGGCGGGTCACGGCCTGGGGTCTCGGCTCCCGGGTGGACAAGATCCGCGGCCGCTGA
- the fxsA gene encoding FxsA family membrane protein has translation MTFGVTPPPSSRPPQRSRARRFVPLGIAAWLVLEIWLLTVVAGATNGLTVFLLLLAGVVIGGYVVKRAGRRAWRNLTESLQTTGGPAAPGNSAASGNGTSGTGKPGDGKTGSGKSGSGNTLPMAGGLLLMIPGLVSDAMGLLCLFPPTGKLIQRRAEKLLNRRAGYSQGTFGNAFQQARMHRPDGKVVQGEVIREDEPSSPRRQDPPLTG, from the coding sequence ATGACGTTCGGAGTCACGCCACCGCCGAGTTCCCGCCCGCCCCAGCGCTCGCGCGCCCGCCGCTTCGTCCCCTTGGGCATCGCCGCCTGGCTGGTGCTGGAGATCTGGCTGCTGACCGTGGTCGCCGGGGCCACCAACGGCCTGACGGTCTTTCTTCTGCTGCTCGCCGGAGTGGTCATCGGCGGTTATGTGGTGAAGCGGGCCGGCCGTCGCGCCTGGCGCAACCTCACCGAGAGCCTGCAGACCACCGGCGGCCCGGCGGCCCCCGGCAACTCCGCCGCGTCCGGCAACGGCACCTCGGGTACGGGCAAACCCGGCGACGGCAAAACCGGCAGTGGCAAGAGCGGCAGCGGCAATACGCTCCCGATGGCCGGCGGGCTGTTGCTGATGATCCCCGGGCTGGTGTCCGACGCCATGGGGCTGCTCTGCCTCTTCCCGCCCACCGGGAAGCTGATCCAGCGCCGTGCCGAGAAGCTGCTGAACCGGCGGGCGGGCTACTCCCAGGGCACGTTCGGCAATGCCTTCCAGCAGGCCCGGATGCACCGGCCCGACGGCAAGGTCGTCCAGGGCGAGGTCATCCGCGAGGACGAGCCTTCTTCCCCGCGCCGCCAGGACCCGCCGCTGACCGGCTGA
- a CDS encoding RNA polymerase-binding protein RbpA, giving the protein MSERALRGTRLVVTSYETDRGIDLAPRQAVEYACENGHRFEMPFSVEAEIPPEWECKVCGAPSLLVDGDGPEEKKGKPARTHWDMLMERRTREELEEVLAERLAVLRSGTMNIAVHPRDSNRKSA; this is encoded by the coding sequence ATGAGTGAGCGAGCTCTCCGCGGCACGCGACTCGTGGTGACCAGCTACGAGACCGACCGCGGCATCGACCTGGCCCCGCGCCAGGCGGTGGAGTACGCATGCGAGAACGGACATCGATTCGAGATGCCGTTCTCGGTTGAGGCCGAGATTCCGCCGGAGTGGGAGTGCAAGGTATGCGGTGCACCTTCGCTTCTGGTGGATGGCGATGGCCCTGAGGAAAAGAAGGGCAAGCCCGCGCGTACGCACTGGGACATGCTCATGGAGCGGCGCACCCGCGAGGAGCTCGAGGAGGTGCTGGCCGAACGGCTGGCCGTCCTGCGCTCCGGCACCATGAACATTGCCGTGCATCCGCGTGACAGCAACCGCAAGTCCGCCTGA
- a CDS encoding MFS transporter, giving the protein MESTQAVAKGADEGGDEAAARRREQRGWYWYDWANSVYSTTVLTVFLGPYLTSVAKAAADADGFVHPLGLPVRAGSFYAYAVSASLLLSVLAMPLAGALADRTGRKKPLLGWCAYVGAAATTGMFFLGGDRYLLGGALLIIANVGFVVSMMLYNSFLPQIARPDERDAVSSRGWAFGYAAGALVLVANLVLYGAHDSFGLSTGAAVRICLASAGLWWGAFSVIPLRRLRDRATAAARQPAGPGAAALGQGWRQLRETLRHMRRHPLTLSFLLAYLVYNDGVQTVITQASVYGSEELGLDQSTLIVAVLLVQVLAAAGALLMGRLAARYGAQRTILGSLVAWVLTLAAGYFLPAKAPGWFFGLAAGIGLVLGGSQALSRSLFSHLVPRGKEAEYFSAYEMSDRGVSWLGPLVFGVAYQLTGSYRDAIVSLVAFFVIGFVLLARVPVGRAIAAAGNPVPDRI; this is encoded by the coding sequence ATGGAGAGCACACAAGCCGTAGCCAAGGGCGCGGACGAGGGCGGGGACGAGGCGGCCGCCCGGCGCCGTGAACAACGCGGCTGGTACTGGTACGACTGGGCCAACAGCGTCTATTCGACGACCGTGCTGACCGTGTTCCTGGGGCCGTATCTGACCTCGGTGGCGAAAGCCGCGGCGGACGCGGACGGCTTTGTGCACCCCCTGGGCCTTCCGGTGCGCGCGGGCTCCTTCTATGCGTATGCGGTGTCCGCGTCGCTGCTGCTGTCGGTACTGGCGATGCCGCTCGCCGGAGCGCTGGCCGACCGGACCGGCCGGAAGAAACCGCTGCTGGGCTGGTGCGCCTACGTGGGCGCCGCCGCGACGACGGGGATGTTCTTCCTGGGCGGTGACCGCTATCTGCTGGGCGGGGCGCTGCTGATCATCGCGAATGTCGGGTTCGTGGTGTCGATGATGCTCTACAACTCCTTCCTGCCGCAGATCGCCCGGCCCGACGAACGGGACGCGGTCTCCTCCCGTGGCTGGGCGTTCGGCTACGCGGCCGGAGCGCTGGTCCTGGTCGCCAACCTGGTGCTCTACGGCGCGCACGACTCCTTCGGCCTGTCCACGGGGGCCGCGGTGCGCATCTGCCTGGCGTCGGCGGGGCTGTGGTGGGGCGCGTTCTCGGTGATTCCGCTGCGCCGGCTGCGCGACCGGGCCACGGCCGCCGCCAGGCAGCCCGCCGGGCCCGGCGCTGCCGCGCTCGGCCAGGGATGGCGGCAGCTGCGGGAGACGCTGCGCCATATGCGCCGCCATCCCCTCACCCTCTCCTTCCTCCTCGCCTACCTCGTCTACAACGACGGCGTACAGACGGTGATCACCCAGGCCTCCGTGTACGGGTCCGAGGAGCTCGGCCTGGACCAGTCGACGCTGATCGTGGCGGTCCTGCTGGTCCAGGTGCTGGCCGCGGCGGGCGCCCTGCTGATGGGACGCCTGGCCGCACGGTACGGCGCCCAGCGGACGATCCTGGGCTCCCTGGTGGCGTGGGTGCTGACGCTCGCGGCCGGCTACTTCCTGCCCGCGAAGGCGCCCGGGTGGTTCTTCGGGCTGGCCGCCGGGATCGGTCTGGTCCTGGGCGGAAGCCAGGCGCTGTCCCGTTCGCTGTTCTCCCATCTGGTGCCGCGCGGCAAAGAAGCGGAATATTTTTCCGCGTACGAGATGAGTGACCGGGGCGTGAGCTGGCTGGGGCCGCTGGTGTTCGGGGTGGCCTACCAGCTCACCGGGAGCTACCGGGATGCGATCGTGTCCCTGGTGGCGTTCTTTGTGATCGGTTTTGTCCTGTTGGCGAGAGTGCCGGTGGGACGGGCGATCGCCGCGGCGGGAAATCCCGTACCTGACCGGATTTAG
- a CDS encoding glycerophosphodiester phosphodiesterase family protein — MTPAIRTRHSYLDHPVPLPFAHRGGAAEGLENTAAAFRRAVGLGYRYLETDVHATSDGELVAFHDATLDRVTDSRGAIGQLPWRAVRQARVGGHEPLPLFEELLEEFPGARWNVDLKADAALAPLLTLLRRTNAWDRVCVGSFSEARVARAQRLAGRRMATSLGTRGVAGLRLRSYGRGVLPLDRLLGAAVRRSAVCVQVPERQSGLPVVDPLFLRAAHALGMQVHVWTVNDADRMAALLDLGVDGIMTDHIETLRTVLTERGCWV, encoded by the coding sequence GTGACCCCAGCGATACGCACCCGCCACAGCTATCTCGACCACCCCGTGCCGCTCCCCTTCGCCCACCGGGGCGGGGCGGCCGAGGGCCTGGAGAACACCGCCGCCGCCTTCCGCCGTGCGGTCGGCCTCGGCTACCGCTATCTGGAAACCGATGTGCATGCCACCTCGGACGGCGAGCTCGTCGCCTTCCACGACGCGACGCTCGACCGCGTCACCGACTCCCGTGGCGCGATCGGGCAGCTCCCCTGGCGGGCGGTGCGACAGGCCCGCGTCGGCGGTCACGAGCCGCTGCCGCTGTTCGAGGAGCTGCTGGAGGAGTTCCCCGGGGCGCGCTGGAACGTCGACCTCAAGGCCGATGCCGCACTCGCCCCGCTGCTCACCCTGCTGCGCCGCACGAACGCCTGGGACCGGGTGTGCGTCGGCTCGTTCTCGGAGGCCCGGGTGGCCCGCGCCCAGCGGCTGGCCGGACGCCGGATGGCGACCTCGCTCGGCACCCGCGGGGTGGCCGGCCTGCGGCTGCGGTCGTACGGCCGCGGGGTGCTGCCGCTGGACCGGCTGCTGGGCGCGGCGGTGCGGCGCAGCGCGGTCTGCGTCCAGGTTCCCGAGCGGCAGTCCGGCCTCCCCGTCGTCGATCCGCTCTTCCTGCGCGCCGCGCACGCGCTGGGCATGCAGGTCCACGTCTGGACGGTCAATGACGCGGACCGGATGGCAGCGCTCCTGGACCTCGGCGTGGATGGCATCATGACGGACCACATCGAGACGCTGCGGACGGTGCTGACCGAGCGAGGATGCTGGGTCTGA
- a CDS encoding YczE/YyaS/YitT family protein produces the protein MSISRETGPGRRQPVRRLIQLFVGLTLFGVSMGLMLRAGLGLEPWSVLNQGISRHTGLSIGTVTIVSGALILLLWIPLRQRPGLGTVANVVILGLVMDATLAWMPQLHSLAARIPLLAGAVLLNGAATGLYISADFGPGPRDGLMTGLHLRTGRPVRLVRTCIEVTVLVTGFLLGGSVGVGTVVYALAIGPLAQFFLRRFALADRPAKPSPVVARGGASPEHAILPE, from the coding sequence ATGTCCATATCCAGGGAAACCGGACCGGGGAGAAGGCAGCCGGTGCGCCGGCTGATCCAGCTCTTCGTGGGGCTGACACTGTTCGGCGTGAGCATGGGGCTGATGCTGCGGGCCGGGCTCGGCCTGGAGCCATGGAGCGTGCTGAACCAGGGCATATCCCGCCATACGGGGCTGTCGATCGGCACGGTCACCATCGTCTCCGGTGCGCTGATCCTGCTGCTGTGGATCCCGCTGCGCCAGCGTCCCGGCCTCGGCACGGTGGCCAACGTGGTGATCCTCGGGCTGGTGATGGACGCGACGCTGGCCTGGATGCCGCAGCTGCACTCCCTGGCCGCCCGTATCCCGCTGCTGGCGGGCGCCGTCCTGCTCAACGGCGCCGCGACCGGCCTGTACATCTCCGCCGATTTCGGTCCGGGGCCGCGGGACGGGCTGATGACCGGGCTGCATCTGCGGACCGGCCGTCCGGTGCGGCTGGTGCGGACCTGCATCGAAGTGACGGTGCTGGTCACGGGCTTCCTGCTCGGCGGGTCCGTCGGGGTCGGCACGGTGGTCTACGCGCTGGCCATCGGTCCGCTGGCGCAGTTCTTCCTGCGGCGCTTCGCGCTCGCGGACCGGCCCGCGAAGCCCTCACCGGTGGTGGCCCGCGGAGGTGCTTCACCCGAGCACGCGATACTGCCGGAGTGA
- a CDS encoding PLP-dependent aminotransferase family protein, with amino-acid sequence MAQWTSAVGAPQLARLLRSQDPSEAQLAAAGRRLPAYRSLADGVRRLVLEGRVPVAARLPAERELATAVGVSRTTVAAAYEALRAEGFLESRRGSGSWTAVPAGNPLPTRGLEPLPPEAAGSMIDLGCAALPAPEPWLTRAFQGAMADLPLYAHTHGDYPAGLPVLRQALADRYTARGIPTMPEQIMVTTGAMGAVAAICRLCTSPGERVAVDSPSYANILQLMRDAGARLVPVALADKLAGWDIPAWRQVMRDAAPRMAYVVADFHNPTGTLATEDQRRRLVDAARSAGTLLVVDETMTELQLDEDIAPPRQVCAFDPAGSAVITVGSASKAFWAGMRIGWVRAAPDIIRSLVAARAYSDLGSPVLEQLAIASLLEGGGWEAAVGIRREQARENRDAIVEALHRHLPDWEFSVPRGGLTLWARTGGLSGSRIAEAGERLGVRVPSGPRFGVDGAFEGFVRLPFTVSGAVAEEAAVRLAGAARLVATGAPVGTEMRHAFVA; translated from the coding sequence ATGGCTCAGTGGACTTCAGCGGTGGGTGCACCCCAACTCGCCCGCCTGCTCCGGTCGCAGGACCCGTCCGAGGCCCAACTCGCCGCCGCCGGACGCCGTTTGCCGGCCTACCGCAGCCTCGCCGACGGCGTCCGCCGGCTCGTGCTGGAGGGCCGGGTGCCGGTCGCCGCGCGCCTGCCCGCCGAGCGCGAGCTGGCCACGGCTGTCGGCGTCAGCCGTACCACCGTCGCCGCCGCCTATGAAGCGCTGCGCGCCGAGGGATTCCTGGAGTCCCGGCGCGGCTCGGGCAGTTGGACCGCCGTCCCGGCCGGCAACCCACTGCCCACCCGCGGCCTGGAACCGCTGCCCCCGGAGGCCGCCGGCTCCATGATCGACCTCGGCTGCGCCGCCCTCCCGGCCCCCGAGCCGTGGCTCACCCGCGCCTTCCAGGGCGCGATGGCCGACCTTCCGCTCTACGCCCACACCCACGGCGACTACCCCGCCGGTCTGCCCGTCCTCCGCCAGGCCCTCGCCGACCGCTACACCGCCCGCGGGATCCCCACCATGCCCGAGCAGATCATGGTGACCACGGGCGCGATGGGCGCGGTGGCCGCGATCTGCCGGCTGTGTACGAGCCCCGGTGAGCGGGTGGCCGTCGACTCCCCGTCGTACGCCAATATCCTCCAGCTGATGCGGGACGCCGGCGCCCGGCTCGTTCCGGTCGCGCTCGCCGACAAGCTGGCCGGCTGGGACATTCCCGCCTGGCGCCAGGTGATGCGTGACGCCGCGCCCCGTATGGCGTATGTCGTCGCCGATTTCCACAACCCCACCGGCACCCTTGCCACCGAGGACCAGCGCCGGCGGCTCGTCGATGCGGCCCGGTCGGCCGGCACCCTGCTCGTCGTCGACGAGACCATGACCGAACTCCAGCTGGACGAGGACATCGCACCGCCCCGTCAGGTGTGTGCGTTCGACCCCGCCGGCAGCGCGGTGATCACGGTCGGCTCGGCGAGCAAGGCGTTCTGGGCCGGGATGCGGATCGGCTGGGTGCGTGCCGCCCCCGACATCATCCGCAGTCTGGTCGCCGCCCGTGCCTACTCCGACCTGGGCTCACCGGTGCTCGAACAGCTCGCCATCGCCTCGCTCCTGGAGGGCGGCGGCTGGGAGGCCGCCGTCGGCATCCGCCGCGAACAGGCCCGCGAGAACCGCGACGCGATCGTCGAGGCGCTGCACCGGCACCTTCCGGACTGGGAGTTCAGCGTTCCCCGCGGTGGCCTCACCCTCTGGGCGCGTACGGGCGGACTCTCCGGCTCCCGGATCGCGGAGGCGGGGGAGCGGCTAGGGGTGCGAGTGCCCTCCGGTCCGAGATTCGGTGTCGACGGTGCCTTCGAGGGCTTCGTACGGCTGCCCTTCACGGTCAGCGGAGCCGTCGCCGAAGAGGCCGCGGTCCGGCTGGCCGGCGCCGCGCGGCTGGTGGCGACGGGCGCACCCGTGGGCACGGAGATGCGGCATGCGTTCGTGGCCTGA